A region from the Vicinamibacterales bacterium genome encodes:
- the ligD gene encoding non-homologous end-joining DNA ligase, which yields MAAAPAPEIVVVDSHEVAISNPDKVLFPKAGHTKRDLVRYYLAVAEGALQAAGGRPNVLVRYPNGVGAEFFYQKRAPASRPPWVDVVALSFPSGRTAEEVVPRHAAALAWMANLACLELHPHPVRAEDLEHPDELRVDLDPVPGVAWPQLQEVARVVRAALADHGLVGWPKTSGSRGIHIYVRIARRWTFAQVRRAALALAREVERRAPALATSKWWKEERHGVFLDYNQNAKDRTVAAAYSVRPTPDARVSAPLTWDELDEAAPEDFTLATMPARFAEVGHRHAGMDDAEGAIDSLLELSARHEDDGLGDAPWPPHYRKQEGEPPRVQPSKRKPPTAAKRRVPLKPLIEIARSASREAALAGVDRWKARHPEAAAHLQPADVLVDAMRGRFRTWTRIRVNLEHVPESERPPQEALDPDDTPNEWAGVSEGTGRPRRPSRARTAG from the coding sequence ATGGCCGCCGCACCCGCCCCCGAAATCGTGGTCGTGGACTCGCACGAGGTGGCGATTTCCAACCCCGACAAGGTGCTCTTCCCGAAGGCCGGGCACACGAAGCGCGACCTCGTGCGCTATTACCTCGCCGTCGCGGAGGGGGCGCTCCAGGCCGCGGGCGGCCGGCCCAACGTGCTCGTCCGCTACCCGAACGGCGTCGGCGCCGAGTTCTTCTACCAGAAGCGCGCGCCCGCGTCCCGGCCGCCGTGGGTGGACGTGGTGGCGCTGAGCTTCCCGTCGGGCAGGACGGCCGAAGAAGTCGTGCCGCGTCATGCGGCGGCCCTCGCATGGATGGCGAACCTCGCCTGCCTGGAGCTGCACCCGCATCCCGTGCGCGCCGAGGACCTGGAACACCCGGACGAGCTCCGCGTGGACCTCGACCCGGTCCCGGGCGTGGCATGGCCACAGCTGCAGGAGGTCGCGCGCGTCGTGCGCGCCGCGCTCGCCGATCACGGGCTCGTCGGCTGGCCGAAGACGTCCGGATCGCGCGGCATCCACATCTACGTCCGCATCGCGCGCCGGTGGACGTTCGCCCAGGTGCGCCGGGCCGCCCTCGCGCTCGCGCGCGAGGTGGAGCGCCGGGCGCCGGCGCTGGCGACGAGCAAGTGGTGGAAGGAAGAGCGCCACGGCGTCTTCCTCGACTACAACCAGAACGCGAAGGACCGCACCGTGGCGGCCGCGTACTCCGTGCGGCCGACTCCCGACGCGCGCGTGTCGGCCCCGCTCACGTGGGACGAGCTCGACGAGGCGGCGCCGGAGGACTTCACGCTGGCCACGATGCCCGCCCGCTTCGCGGAGGTCGGCCACCGTCACGCGGGCATGGACGACGCGGAGGGTGCCATCGACAGCCTGCTCGAGCTGTCGGCCAGGCACGAAGACGACGGCCTCGGCGACGCGCCGTGGCCCCCGCACTACCGCAAGCAGGAGGGCGAGCCGCCCAGGGTGCAGCCGTCGAAGCGGAAGCCGCCCACGGCTGCGAAGCGGCGGGTGCCGCTCAAGCCCCTCATCGAGATCGCCCGCTCGGCCAGCCGCGAGGCCGCCCTCGCCGGCGTCGACCGCTGGAAAGCGCGCCATCCAGAGGCTGCGGCACACCTGCAGCCCGCCGACGTGCTCGTGGACGCGATGCGCGGCCGCTTCCGCACGTGGACGCGGATCCGCGTGAACCTCGAACACGTGCCCGAATCTGAGCGTCCCCCGCAGGAGGCCCTGGACCCCGACGACACGCCGAACGAGTGGGCGGGCGTCAGCGAGGGGACTGGCCGGCCCCGAAGACCTTCGCGAGCTCGTACGGCGGGGTGA
- the hisB gene encoding imidazoleglycerol-phosphate dehydratase HisB — MRTAVIDRKTGETHVRIALTLDGRGRFDNRTGIRFLDHMLDLVARHGAFDLTVHATGDLDVDQHHTVEDVGLALGQAVDKALGDRRGINRAGYFVMPMDETLAVVAIDLGGRPHTVVDTKVRVRLVGDLQAELVTDFFEGFATAARANVHVKVLHGRSNHHKIEACFKAFARALRVACAKDARMAKQLPSTKGLL, encoded by the coding sequence GTGCGCACGGCCGTAATCGACCGGAAGACGGGCGAGACGCACGTCAGAATCGCGCTCACGCTCGACGGGCGGGGACGGTTCGACAACCGGACGGGCATCCGCTTCCTGGACCACATGCTGGACCTCGTGGCCCGGCATGGCGCCTTCGACTTGACGGTGCATGCGACCGGCGACCTCGACGTCGACCAGCACCACACCGTGGAGGACGTCGGCCTCGCGCTGGGCCAGGCCGTGGACAAGGCGCTCGGCGATCGGCGGGGCATCAACCGCGCCGGTTACTTCGTGATGCCGATGGACGAGACGCTCGCCGTGGTCGCCATCGACCTGGGCGGACGTCCGCACACGGTGGTGGACACGAAGGTGCGGGTGCGCCTCGTCGGCGACCTGCAGGCCGAGCTCGTCACGGACTTCTTCGAGGGCTTCGCCACGGCCGCGCGCGCCAACGTCCACGTGAAGGTCCTGCACGGCCGCTCGAACCACCACAAGATCGAGGCCTGCTTCAAGGCCTTCGCCCGCGCGCTGCGCGTGGCCTGCGCGAAGGACGCGCGGATGGCCAAGCAGCTGCCGAGCACCAAGGGCCTGCTGTGA
- a CDS encoding ATP-dependent DNA ligase, translating into MSAPDDSGFAIAPPVEPMLAKSAVTVPADRPYLYEPKWDGFRAIVFRGAAELYIQSRDLRPLDRYFPELHDALLERLPPGSVVDGEIVIAGPDGLDFDALQMRLHPAASRVKTLAARTPASFVAFDLLAVEGVDLRESPQEARRTRLEALLTGATPPLHLTPATRDVGVATEWLARFEGAGLDGVMAKAVDAPYTPGKRTLVKVKHARTADCVVAGFRWHAKGRDELVGSLLLGLYDAGGTLHHVGVTSAFTTAVRRQLVTDLAPLREDALKAHPWAAWASPPDGTTRMPGGHSRWSAGKDLSWEPLRVERVCEVKYDHMQGTRFRHAAIFQRWRPDKPPSACSYDQLEVTPPYELAKVFGAGQSPR; encoded by the coding sequence GTGAGCGCGCCCGACGATTCCGGCTTCGCGATCGCGCCTCCGGTGGAGCCGATGCTGGCGAAGAGCGCCGTGACGGTGCCGGCCGATCGCCCGTACCTCTACGAGCCGAAGTGGGACGGCTTCCGCGCCATCGTCTTCCGCGGCGCGGCGGAGCTCTACATCCAGAGCCGGGATCTGCGGCCGCTGGATCGCTACTTTCCCGAGCTGCACGACGCGCTGCTGGAGCGCCTGCCGCCGGGCTCGGTCGTCGACGGCGAGATCGTGATCGCCGGCCCCGACGGGCTCGACTTCGATGCCCTGCAGATGCGCCTGCACCCGGCGGCGTCGCGGGTGAAGACGCTGGCCGCCCGGACCCCGGCGTCGTTCGTGGCCTTCGACCTCCTGGCGGTGGAGGGCGTCGATCTTCGCGAGTCGCCGCAGGAGGCACGGCGCACCCGGCTGGAGGCGCTGCTCACCGGCGCGACGCCCCCGCTGCACCTCACGCCGGCGACCCGTGACGTCGGGGTCGCCACTGAGTGGCTGGCCCGCTTCGAGGGCGCGGGCCTGGACGGCGTGATGGCCAAGGCCGTCGACGCGCCCTACACGCCGGGCAAGCGCACGCTCGTCAAGGTGAAGCACGCGCGGACGGCCGACTGCGTGGTGGCGGGCTTCCGCTGGCACGCCAAGGGCCGGGACGAGCTGGTGGGATCGCTGCTCCTCGGGCTGTACGACGCCGGCGGGACGCTCCACCACGTGGGCGTCACCTCCGCGTTCACGACGGCCGTGCGGCGGCAGCTCGTCACGGACCTGGCGCCATTGCGCGAGGACGCGCTGAAGGCCCACCCCTGGGCCGCGTGGGCCTCGCCCCCCGACGGCACCACGCGCATGCCCGGCGGTCACAGCCGCTGGAGCGCGGGCAAGGACCTGTCGTGGGAGCCGCTGCGCGTGGAGCGCGTGTGCGAGGTGAAGTACGACCACATGCAGGGGACGCGCTTCCGGCACGCCGCGATCTTCCAGCGCTGGCGCCCCGACAAGCCGCCGTCGGCCTGCAGCTACGACCAGCTCGAGGTCACCCCGCCGTACGAGCTCGCGAAGGTCTTCGGGGCCGGCCAGTCCCCTCGCTGA
- the arfB gene encoding alternative ribosome rescue aminoacyl-tRNA hydrolase ArfB — translation MLRVTDRISIADHEFDERFVRASGPGGQNVNKVATAVELRFDIAASSLPAGVKARLTALAGSRVTADGVLTIDSREHRTQAANREAARARLVALVQHAAVPPKARRPTRPGKAARTRRLDEKKQRGDVKRGRRGPAKDD, via the coding sequence ATGCTGCGCGTCACCGACCGGATCTCGATCGCGGACCACGAGTTCGACGAGCGCTTCGTCCGGGCCTCGGGCCCGGGCGGCCAGAACGTCAACAAGGTGGCGACCGCCGTCGAGCTGCGCTTCGACATCGCGGCGTCGTCGCTGCCGGCGGGGGTCAAGGCGCGCCTGACCGCGCTGGCCGGGAGCCGCGTGACCGCCGACGGCGTCCTGACGATCGACAGCCGCGAGCACAGGACCCAGGCGGCGAACCGCGAGGCGGCGAGGGCCCGGCTGGTCGCCCTCGTGCAGCATGCGGCGGTCCCGCCCAAGGCACGGCGTCCCACGCGACCGGGCAAGGCCGCGCGCACGCGCCGGCTCGACGAGAAGAAGCAGCGGGGCGACGTGAAGCGCGGACGCCGCGGCCCGGCGAAGGACGACTGA
- a CDS encoding CHRD domain-containing protein, producing MRASSAQMSIVLVLLFLGLAAPSAQAQDTVTVMAILNGGDVAPAPILTGAWALAELTVDFGKGEITVSVDAFNLPTAITDAHVHIGSPGMVGPVLFDLPPANHLAGDLSLTGVVSAANLKTDASLGVRDLEDALESVIGLATYVDVHTEGHGDGEVRGWLTPVSAGDAVALALRREAVRMRHLRLQRR from the coding sequence ATGCGCGCCAGCTCCGCACAGATGTCGATCGTCCTCGTCCTGCTCTTCCTGGGGCTCGCGGCTCCGTCCGCCCAGGCGCAGGACACCGTCACCGTCATGGCGATCCTGAACGGCGGGGACGTCGCCCCCGCGCCGATCCTCACCGGCGCCTGGGCCCTCGCCGAGCTCACCGTGGACTTCGGCAAGGGCGAGATCACCGTCTCCGTGGATGCGTTCAACCTGCCGACCGCCATCACGGACGCCCACGTCCACATCGGGTCGCCGGGCATGGTCGGGCCGGTGCTCTTCGACCTCCCGCCCGCGAACCATCTGGCGGGCGACCTCTCGCTGACCGGCGTCGTGAGCGCGGCGAACCTCAAGACCGACGCCAGCCTCGGCGTCCGGGATCTCGAAGACGCGCTCGAATCGGTGATCGGACTCGCGACCTACGTCGATGTCCATACCGAAGGGCACGGCGACGGCGAGGTTCGGGGCTGGCTCACGCCCGTGTCCGCCGGCGACGCGGTGGCCCTGGCACTGCGCCGCGAGGCGGTGCGGATGCGTCACCTGCGCCTGCAGCGCCGGTAG
- a CDS encoding histidinol-phosphate transaminase, whose protein sequence is MSTIQGLRTPGPGLRLHLNENTAGCSQRVLEAIHRVTAEEISTYPDYEAAVRETAAHLGADPDWMVLTNGLDDGLLLTAIGYLTARAPDGLVALGAMPVAPSGQPEQILVLPTFEPYLVNARALGARTLAIPSDADFAFPLAQVLGAISPNTRLILVNTPHNPSGRPVAESDIRAVIEAAPHAAVFIDEAYHDFHGVNHLALTREYPNVMIGRTFSKAYGLAGIRIGVVIAPPALLAPIRYVMPLFNLNAVAVAALRAAVADPRFLAASVAQARESKALLYEALTRLGLPHWKSETNFVLVDGGDRCQEFVSGLAARGIHVRDRSKEHGCAGCFRVSVGPVEHARTAVAALEALCARP, encoded by the coding sequence ATGAGCACGATCCAGGGACTGCGTACTCCGGGCCCAGGCCTGCGCCTCCACCTGAACGAGAACACCGCCGGGTGTTCGCAGCGCGTGCTGGAGGCCATCCACCGCGTCACGGCCGAGGAGATCTCCACCTACCCGGACTACGAGGCCGCGGTCCGCGAGACCGCCGCGCATCTCGGCGCCGATCCGGACTGGATGGTGCTGACCAACGGGCTCGACGACGGCCTGCTCCTGACGGCCATCGGCTACCTCACGGCCCGCGCGCCGGACGGCCTCGTCGCCCTGGGCGCCATGCCCGTCGCCCCGAGCGGCCAGCCCGAGCAGATCCTCGTCCTCCCCACCTTCGAGCCGTACCTGGTGAACGCCAGGGCGCTCGGCGCGAGGACCCTCGCGATTCCATCCGACGCGGACTTCGCATTCCCGCTCGCGCAGGTGCTCGGGGCGATCTCCCCGAACACGCGCCTCATCCTCGTCAACACGCCGCACAACCCGAGCGGCCGGCCCGTGGCCGAGTCCGACATCCGCGCGGTCATCGAGGCCGCGCCGCATGCCGCCGTGTTCATCGACGAGGCGTACCACGACTTCCACGGCGTCAATCACCTCGCGCTGACACGCGAGTATCCGAACGTGATGATCGGCCGCACGTTCTCCAAGGCCTACGGCCTGGCCGGCATCCGTATCGGCGTGGTCATCGCACCTCCAGCCCTGCTCGCGCCCATCCGCTACGTGATGCCGCTCTTCAACCTGAATGCCGTCGCCGTGGCGGCGCTCAGGGCGGCGGTGGCCGATCCGCGGTTCCTGGCGGCCTCCGTCGCGCAGGCGCGCGAGTCGAAGGCGCTGCTGTACGAGGCCCTGACCCGTCTCGGCCTCCCGCACTGGAAGAGCGAGACGAACTTCGTCCTGGTGGACGGCGGCGACCGCTGCCAGGAGTTCGTGTCCGGACTCGCGGCGCGCGGGATACACGTCCGCGACCGAAGCAAGGAGCACGGCTGCGCGGGCTGCTTCCGCGTGTCGGTCGGCCCCGTGGAGCACGCGCGGACGGCCGTCGCCGCGCTGGAGGCCCTGTGCGCACGGCCGTAA
- the hisF gene encoding imidazole glycerol phosphate synthase subunit HisF, whose protein sequence is MLARRIIACLDVRDGQVVKGVQFEGLRAAGDPAELARRYDAEGIDEVVILDVTATLEARRARAQTIRAVSRELFLPLAVGGGIRTEEDAAAAIEAGADKVSLNSAALADPSLLTRLAERYGSQAVVVAIDAKRQGDGWIAYTRSGSAASSREVVDWAREAAACGAGEILLTSMDRDGTKAGFDCDLTAAVSDAVSIPVIASGGAGSFEHFAEVFDRGHADAALAASIFHFNTHGVAELKDFLHARGVPVRR, encoded by the coding sequence ATGCTGGCACGCCGCATCATCGCGTGCCTGGACGTCAGGGATGGCCAGGTGGTGAAGGGCGTGCAGTTCGAGGGACTGCGCGCGGCGGGCGATCCGGCCGAGCTCGCGCGCCGCTATGACGCCGAGGGCATCGACGAGGTCGTCATCCTGGATGTGACCGCCACGCTCGAAGCGCGGCGGGCCCGGGCGCAGACCATCCGCGCGGTGTCGCGCGAGCTCTTCCTGCCGCTGGCGGTGGGCGGTGGCATCCGAACCGAGGAGGACGCGGCCGCCGCCATCGAGGCGGGCGCCGACAAGGTCAGCCTCAACTCGGCGGCCCTGGCCGATCCGTCGCTCCTCACGCGCCTGGCCGAACGCTACGGCAGCCAGGCCGTGGTGGTCGCCATCGACGCCAAGCGGCAGGGCGATGGCTGGATCGCCTACACGAGGAGCGGCAGCGCCGCCTCGTCACGCGAGGTGGTCGACTGGGCGCGGGAAGCCGCCGCGTGCGGCGCAGGCGAGATCCTGCTGACGTCGATGGACCGTGACGGCACGAAGGCAGGGTTCGACTGCGACCTGACCGCGGCCGTGTCCGACGCCGTGTCGATCCCGGTCATCGCCTCGGGCGGCGCGGGGTCCTTCGAGCACTTCGCCGAGGTGTTCGACCGGGGCCACGCCGACGCCGCCCTGGCGGCGTCGATCTTCCACTTCAACACGCACGGCGTCGCCGAGCTGAAGGACTTCCTGCACGCGCGCGGCGTGCCGGTCCGGCGCTAG
- a CDS encoding alpha/beta hydrolase, translated as MPVYERGPVRIHYEEAGRGFPLLLIAGGGLNSTIAALANPFNPMDEFKGEYRCIASDLRNAANGQSSGPLEMDRPWDAYTDDHLGLMDHLGIDRFMVMGFCIGGPFIWNLLKRAPTRVVAAVLAQPSGFRPDQPTLFYDNNMKGWGPELVKRRPEITMAMVDRFLTRMYKTDADFVFTVSRDFVRACQTPVLILPDDIAAHPYAVAMEAAMLAPRAEVSLFPWKEPKERIPLAIRQIRSFLRAHRPAS; from the coding sequence ATGCCGGTCTACGAACGCGGTCCCGTCCGCATCCACTACGAGGAGGCGGGGCGCGGCTTTCCGCTCCTGCTGATCGCGGGCGGCGGGCTGAACTCGACCATCGCGGCCCTCGCCAACCCGTTCAACCCGATGGACGAGTTCAAGGGCGAGTACCGCTGCATCGCGTCGGACCTCAGGAACGCGGCCAACGGACAGTCCTCGGGGCCGCTGGAGATGGACCGCCCGTGGGACGCCTACACGGACGACCACCTCGGATTGATGGACCACCTGGGCATCGACCGGTTCATGGTGATGGGCTTCTGCATCGGCGGCCCGTTCATCTGGAACCTGCTGAAGCGCGCGCCGACCCGCGTGGTCGCGGCCGTGCTGGCGCAGCCCAGCGGCTTCCGGCCCGATCAACCGACGCTCTTCTACGACAACAACATGAAGGGCTGGGGTCCGGAGCTGGTGAAGCGTCGGCCCGAGATCACGATGGCGATGGTGGACCGCTTCCTCACGCGGATGTACAAGACCGACGCCGACTTCGTCTTCACCGTCTCCCGCGACTTCGTCCGCGCCTGCCAGACTCCGGTCCTGATCCTGCCCGACGACATCGCCGCGCACCCGTACGCCGTGGCCATGGAAGCCGCCATGCTGGCGCCTCGCGCCGAGGTGAGCCTCTTCCCGTGGAAGGAGCCCAAGGAGCGGATTCCCCTGGCGATCCGGCAGATCCGGTCCTTCCTCCGGGCTCACCGGCCCGCCTCGTGA
- a CDS encoding MBL fold metallo-hydrolase, with protein sequence MRAIALAVAAVLLAAGPVGRSPVLSAQEPWWKALPRPVYGELERVRVDSPWFEVYRVAPGTTALYEPGHWQEAISYLIEGRDRAILFDTGLGIGDIKAVVDQLTSLPVLVVNSHEHFDHIGGDRQFDEVAVADSSAALARLARGTGSLAGEITAETVWKPLPPGFDRTTYRTPPIHPTRRLRDGERLDLGGRTLEVLLTPGHTPGSLSLLDRERRLLFTGDTLYPAELYAYAPEADMADYQRSAARLGALASAVDVVCPGHNEARVPVSLLVRFARAFAAIGRGEVQPTPERPGVVRYESDGIVVLAREPKP encoded by the coding sequence GTGCGCGCGATCGCCCTGGCCGTGGCCGCCGTCCTCCTCGCCGCCGGCCCGGTGGGCCGCTCACCCGTGCTGTCGGCGCAGGAGCCGTGGTGGAAGGCGCTGCCTCGGCCGGTGTATGGCGAACTCGAACGGGTTCGGGTCGACTCGCCCTGGTTCGAGGTGTACCGGGTCGCGCCCGGCACGACGGCCCTCTACGAGCCCGGCCACTGGCAGGAAGCCATCTCGTACCTGATCGAAGGTCGCGACCGGGCCATCCTGTTCGACACCGGCCTGGGCATCGGCGACATCAAGGCCGTGGTGGATCAGCTGACGTCGCTCCCGGTGCTCGTCGTGAACTCCCACGAGCACTTCGATCACATCGGCGGGGACCGGCAGTTCGACGAGGTCGCCGTGGCCGACAGCTCCGCGGCCCTCGCCAGGCTGGCGCGCGGCACCGGGAGCCTGGCCGGCGAGATCACGGCCGAGACCGTCTGGAAGCCCCTGCCGCCGGGCTTCGACCGGACGACGTACCGCACGCCGCCAATCCACCCCACCCGGCGCCTCCGCGACGGCGAGCGGCTCGACCTGGGCGGCCGCACGCTCGAGGTCCTCCTCACGCCCGGCCACACACCCGGCAGCCTCAGCCTGCTCGACCGGGAGCGGCGGCTCCTGTTCACGGGCGACACGCTGTATCCGGCCGAGTTGTACGCCTACGCGCCCGAGGCGGACATGGCCGACTACCAGCGGTCGGCCGCGCGCCTCGGCGCGCTCGCCTCGGCGGTGGACGTCGTGTGCCCGGGCCACAACGAGGCACGGGTGCCCGTGTCGCTGCTGGTCCGCTTCGCCCGGGCGTTCGCGGCCATCGGCCGCGGCGAGGTGCAGCCGACGCCTGAGCGTCCCGGCGTCGTCCGCTACGAGTCCGACGGCATCGTGGTGCTGGCGCGCGAGCCCAAGCCCTGA
- a CDS encoding EAL domain-containing protein — translation MVPSSQRPPTRRSAGRGSRGLWAGWTTPYDRNHPEAAAFRSLQVQATLALTPWVVYANWTNILVVGWTFRDAVPPWMLGAWMAATALVSAAGIPAWRRWKAGRWPQHVSARTLTRVSRHAAALALLWALPVALGYGHAAAEHRPLLVGITVGMICAGGFALFPAPRAAFGYVFILSGGLAIGFASAAQASQTLPALLLVGYAGIVLATVVTSSRQLGGRLTAEAESARQKRVVDHLLDDFQESARDWLWEVDADGRLQHVSPRLVEALEQPADSLLGQPFVDLFDESRDAGATSEGAGQLRRAIDRSHAFRDLHVALTAGGRRRWWALSGKRLLTEDGRSLGWRGVGTDVTRSRQQNADLVRLANIDALTGLANRHQFRTVLGGAAGRAFSLFYLDLDDFKAVNDLHGHQMGDRVLAAVAARFRGLVRSGDLLARIGGDEFALLSWQATDVEGASILASRLIDALRAPFALDDIVIRIGTCVGIVLAGPNEASGEEMTRLADMALYEAKAQGRNTFMFFHASMEEAARRRVELIGALHGAVERGEFELHYQPLVNPAAGTLSGAESLIRWRHPDGGVIQPADFVALAEESGHILPIGRWVLREACRTAAAWPEGLRVAVNLSALHFSSPSLVDDVCHALDTAGLAPRRLELEITESLVMRNLTAARATLDQLRALGVRIALDDFGTGYSSLSHLRRLPLDTIKIDGAFVRDLGHDTQALAVVRAAVGLAQALHMTVTAEGVETTAQFEVLKRLGIDDAQGFLLARPMPSGAFQALAADWGLDRAAAG, via the coding sequence ATGGTCCCGTCGTCACAGCGCCCCCCGACCCGCCGATCCGCCGGCCGGGGGAGCCGCGGCCTCTGGGCCGGCTGGACCACGCCCTACGACCGCAACCATCCCGAGGCCGCGGCGTTCCGGTCGCTGCAGGTGCAGGCCACGCTCGCGCTGACGCCGTGGGTCGTCTACGCGAACTGGACGAACATCCTGGTGGTCGGCTGGACCTTCCGCGACGCGGTGCCCCCGTGGATGCTCGGGGCCTGGATGGCGGCGACGGCGCTCGTGTCGGCCGCCGGCATCCCTGCCTGGCGCCGGTGGAAGGCGGGGCGGTGGCCGCAGCACGTCTCCGCCAGGACGCTGACCCGGGTGTCGCGGCACGCAGCGGCGCTGGCGCTCCTGTGGGCGCTGCCCGTGGCGCTCGGCTACGGCCATGCCGCCGCCGAGCACCGGCCGCTCCTGGTCGGCATCACCGTGGGCATGATCTGCGCCGGCGGCTTCGCGCTCTTCCCCGCGCCGCGCGCGGCGTTCGGTTACGTCTTCATCCTGTCCGGCGGCCTGGCCATCGGGTTCGCGTCGGCGGCGCAGGCGTCGCAGACGCTTCCGGCCCTCCTGCTCGTCGGCTATGCCGGCATCGTGCTCGCGACGGTGGTCACGAGCTCGCGGCAGCTCGGCGGGCGCCTGACCGCCGAGGCCGAGAGCGCACGGCAGAAGCGCGTCGTGGACCACCTGCTCGACGACTTCCAGGAGAGCGCGCGCGACTGGCTCTGGGAGGTGGACGCCGACGGACGCCTGCAGCACGTCTCGCCGCGCCTGGTCGAGGCGCTCGAGCAGCCGGCGGACTCGCTGCTGGGCCAGCCCTTCGTGGACCTCTTCGACGAGTCCCGGGACGCCGGGGCCACGAGCGAGGGCGCGGGTCAGCTCCGGCGGGCCATCGACCGGAGTCATGCGTTCCGGGATCTGCACGTCGCGCTCACGGCCGGAGGCCGCCGGCGCTGGTGGGCCCTCTCCGGCAAGCGGCTGCTCACCGAGGACGGCCGGTCGCTCGGCTGGCGCGGCGTGGGGACCGATGTCACGCGCAGCCGCCAGCAGAACGCCGATCTCGTGCGCCTGGCGAACATCGACGCCCTCACCGGCCTCGCCAACCGCCATCAGTTCAGGACGGTGCTCGGCGGCGCCGCGGGCCGCGCCTTCTCGCTCTTCTATCTCGACCTCGACGACTTCAAGGCCGTCAACGACCTGCACGGCCACCAGATGGGCGACCGCGTGCTCGCGGCCGTCGCGGCCCGCTTTCGCGGGCTCGTCAGGTCGGGCGATCTCCTGGCCCGGATCGGCGGCGACGAGTTCGCGCTGCTGTCGTGGCAGGCCACCGACGTGGAGGGCGCCTCCATCCTGGCGAGCCGCCTGATCGACGCGCTGCGCGCGCCGTTCGCGCTCGACGACATCGTGATCCGGATCGGCACGTGCGTGGGCATCGTGCTCGCAGGGCCGAACGAAGCCTCGGGCGAGGAGATGACGCGCCTGGCCGACATGGCGCTGTACGAGGCCAAGGCGCAGGGCCGCAACACCTTCATGTTCTTCCACGCATCCATGGAGGAGGCCGCGCGCCGGCGCGTGGAGCTCATCGGCGCCCTCCATGGCGCCGTCGAGCGCGGCGAGTTCGAGCTGCACTACCAGCCGTTGGTCAACCCGGCGGCCGGGACGCTGTCCGGCGCCGAGTCGCTGATTCGCTGGCGCCACCCGGACGGCGGCGTGATCCAGCCGGCGGACTTCGTGGCGCTGGCCGAGGAGAGCGGACACATCCTGCCCATCGGACGGTGGGTGCTGCGGGAGGCCTGCCGCACCGCCGCCGCGTGGCCCGAGGGACTGCGGGTGGCCGTGAACCTCTCGGCCCTGCACTTCTCGTCGCCAAGCCTCGTCGACGACGTCTGCCACGCCCTGGACACGGCCGGCCTGGCGCCGCGACGCCTCGAACTGGAGATCACCGAGTCGCTCGTCATGCGCAACCTGACGGCGGCACGCGCGACGCTCGACCAGCTCCGCGCGCTCGGAGTGCGCATCGCCCTGGACGACTTCGGCACCGGCTACTCGTCGCTCTCGCACCTGCGCCGCCTGCCGCTGGACACCATCAAGATCGATGGGGCGTTCGTGCGGGACCTCGGCCACGACACGCAGGCCCTCGCGGTCGTCCGCGCCGCCGTGGGCCTGGCACAGGCCCTCCACATGACGGTGACGGCCGAAGGCGTGGAGACCACGGCGCAGTTCGAGGTGCTGAAGCGTCTCGGCATCGACGATGCCCAGGGCTTCCTCCTGGCGCGGCCGATGCCGTCGGGTGCGTTCCAGGCGCTGGCGGCGGACTGGGGGCTGGACCGCGCGGCGGCCGGCTAG
- the hisH gene encoding imidazole glycerol phosphate synthase subunit HisH codes for MIALVDYGAGNLTSVRKVLGAAGAEVYTPAGPEELAPADAVIVPGVGHFSSTRTLGQAWRHAILARLDAGRPLLGICVGLQWLFSGSAEAPDVPGFGLCQGTCTRLPDVEPVSGGRLKVPHMGWNTVALPRPSRLFAGVDDGAFVYYAHSFAAPLARATVATSTYGVEFTAAVEDGLVSGLQFHPELSGQVGVQVLRNWLSGVR; via the coding sequence GTGATCGCGCTCGTGGACTACGGCGCCGGGAACCTGACGTCGGTCAGGAAGGTGCTGGGCGCGGCGGGGGCGGAAGTCTACACGCCCGCCGGGCCCGAGGAGCTCGCGCCTGCCGATGCCGTGATCGTGCCGGGCGTGGGCCACTTCTCGTCCACGCGGACGCTGGGCCAGGCGTGGCGGCACGCGATCCTCGCGCGCCTGGACGCCGGACGCCCGCTGCTCGGCATCTGCGTGGGCCTGCAGTGGCTGTTCTCGGGCAGCGCCGAGGCGCCCGACGTGCCCGGCTTCGGCCTGTGCCAGGGCACGTGCACGCGCCTCCCCGACGTCGAGCCCGTGTCCGGCGGCCGGCTGAAGGTGCCGCACATGGGCTGGAACACCGTCGCGCTCCCGCGCCCGTCGCGTCTCTTCGCGGGCGTCGACGACGGCGCCTTCGTCTACTACGCGCATTCGTTCGCGGCGCCGCTGGCGCGCGCCACCGTGGCGACGTCCACCTACGGCGTGGAGTTCACGGCGGCGGTGGAAGACGGGCTGGTCTCGGGCCTGCAGTTCCACCCGGAGCTCTCGGGACAGGTGGGCGTCCAGGTGCTCCGCAACTGGCTCTCGGGGGTGCGGTGA